One Chloroflexota bacterium genomic window, CACCACCACACTTACGACGTTGCGGGACGTCATCCCCATCGTCGCCATCCTGGTCTTCTTCCAGGTGGCGGTGCTGCGGCGCAGACTGCCGAACATGCGGGCCATCGCGGCCGGGTCCGTCATGGTGCTGCTGGGGCTGGCGCTCTTCCTCATCGGGTTGGAGGAGGCGCTCTTCCCCATCGGCGAGACGATGGCAAAGCAGCTTGTCGAGAAGAGCGCGTCGGGCGCGGGTGCGCTGGCGCAGGTCGTCCGGTGGGAGGACTACTGGCTCATCTACTGCTTCGCCGCGGCCATCGGTTTTGCGACAACGGTTGCGGAGCCGTCGCTCATCGCCGTTGCACTGAAGGCGGAAGAGGTCTCGGCGGGCGCCGTGAACGCGCTTGGGCTCCGGATCGCGGTTGCCGTCGGCGTCGCGGCGGGCGTGTCGCTGGGGTGCTTCCGCATCGTGACAGGCACGCCGCTGCCGTGGTACATCGTCGTCGCGTACGTCATCGTCATTATCCAGACGTACCTCAGCAACCGCACCATCGTGCCGCTGGCCTACGACAGCGGCGGCGTCACGACGTCGACGGTGACGGTGCCGGTCGTTACGGCGCTGGGCCTCGGCCTCGCCGCGAGCGTGCCCGGACGCAGCCCCTTGATCGACGGATTTGGTCTCATTGCGTTTGCCAGCGTATTTCCCATCATGTCCGTGCTTGGCTATGCGATAATTGCGGAAAGGGTTGAGCGCTGGCGGAAGAAACGGCAGACAAAGGAGGTCCGGCCATGAAGCTGTCTCTCGTTGTTGCGATGGTCGACGATGACAAGACCGAGGCCGTCATTGAAGCGGCTCGGTCCGGCGGGGCTACCGGCGCCACCATCATCAAAAGCGTCAGGGGAGAAGGACTGCAACCGGGAAGGTCGTTCTTAGGCCTGAAGTTTGGCGTGAGCCGGGACGTCCTTCTCTTTCTGGTCATGGAACCGCGGGCCCGCTACATCCTCGAGCGCATCCGGGACGCCGGCATGATGGAGACCCAGGAGGGCGCCGGCATCGCGGTCCAGCTTTCAATAGAGGACGCTGTGGGATTGAACTCCCAGACGACCGCCCTGTTGGCGGAGTTGGAGGGCGCGCTGTGACGGAGCAGAATACTGTACAGATTTCCGACCTGATGGTGTCCGGCGTCAAGACAATCGACGGCCTCGCCACAGTCGCGGAGGCCATGGTCGCCATGAAGGAATACAACGTGAGCTCACTGGTGGTTGAGCGCCGCAGCAGCGACGACGAACTCGGCGTGATCACGGTCACGGATATCGCGCGCGAGGTCGTCGCCACCAACCGGGCCGCAGAGCGCGTGAACGTGTACGAAATCATGTCGAAGCCGGTGCTGACCGTCCGCGCCCAGATGCAGGCCCGCTATGCGGCCCGCCTGCTCGTGCACTTCGGCATATCGCGAACATTGGTGGTTGACGACGCGGGCGACCCCGTGGGTATCGTCACCCTGCGGGACATGGTCATGGGCCTGGCGCCGGGGTAGGCGGGAAGGGGCGGCTGAATGACTGGCGCAGACCCAGTCGAGGAAAGCTGCCAACGCTGAATGTCATGAGAATGGCGTTAGCGGCGGAGTCGTATTTGGCGCTCCGGCGCACTTGGGACTACGGCTTCTTCCATGTACCGTGGTTTGAGGCGCTGGATTGCAGCCAGAAGTCTTGTCGTAACCAACAACTACCGCCCAGAAGGGTAATGCAACGTTGCAAAGCGATGTCCCGTATGAAGAAGGGGATACGATCTCCATTGCCACCTGGGGCCGCCTGAGCAGTCAGGAGCTGGCCCAGCACGGCGTCGACGTGTTGGTGGGACTGGTCAGGGCCTACCACGCGGATTGCCCGTTGCCCAATCACTTCTGGTGCGCCACGTCAGAGAAACTGGTCCTCGCTATGGCCGACCTCTACCAGGC contains:
- a CDS encoding DUF1538 domain-containing protein, producing MIDFLNVIVTTTLTTLRDVIPIVAILVFFQVAVLRRRLPNMRAIAAGSVMVLLGLALFLIGLEEALFPIGETMAKQLVEKSASGAGALAQVVRWEDYWLIYCFAAAIGFATTVAEPSLIAVALKAEEVSAGAVNALGLRIAVAVGVAAGVSLGCFRIVTGTPLPWYIVVAYVIVIIQTYLSNRTIVPLAYDSGGVTTSTVTVPVVTALGLGLAASVPGRSPLIDGFGLIAFASVFPIMSVLGYAIIAERVERWRKKRQTKEVRP
- a CDS encoding P-II family nitrogen regulator; translated protein: MKLSLVVAMVDDDKTEAVIEAARSGGATGATIIKSVRGEGLQPGRSFLGLKFGVSRDVLLFLVMEPRARYILERIRDAGMMETQEGAGIAVQLSIEDAVGLNSQTTALLAELEGAL
- a CDS encoding CBS domain-containing protein, producing MTEQNTVQISDLMVSGVKTIDGLATVAEAMVAMKEYNVSSLVVERRSSDDELGVITVTDIAREVVATNRAAERVNVYEIMSKPVLTVRAQMQARYAARLLVHFGISRTLVVDDAGDPVGIVTLRDMVMGLAPG